The Ignavibacteriales bacterium sequence TATTTTGCGCCGGGTTTGCCGTCGTATGAACGTGTTCCTTTTTCATATGCTTTTACAATGTTGCGCGGAATGTAGACAGAAGATTTTTGCGCAAATGAAAATGATGCGAACAAGAAGAATAAAAAGAAAATGTTTGATGCAAGAATTATTTTATTTTTCATATATCCTCAAAATGTGTTGTCTTTAGATGTTATGGCTGATTACTATGTTCCTTCCCGTCATTAAAACTCAACAGTGTTGTCCTTCGTGTTTACGTCCGGAATTTGAGTTGTTCCGAGTTCAACTTTCTTTACTTTCTTTTTTGCTTGTATAAGAGTTGTAACAGAAGCATTTCCATTTTTCCATACGTCGGCCTTTTTTTCGTAAACAAATTCGCTCGTTCCGTCATCATAATAGAATTTTAATTTTACCGGAACTGGCAAACCGCCCTTATTAGCAATGTTAACGATAACGCCGTCCCCGGAAACCTTTGCTGATAAGACAAGATCGGGATATTTGTTTTCAAAGAACCACGGATTAAAATACCAGTCGAGATTTTGTCCCGATGCAGAATTGAAGGTGAAAAAGAAATCAAAAGGAATTGGATGTTTGCCGTTCCAGCTGTTCATGTATTCGTGTAAAGCTTTTTTGAATAAATCATCACCCAGCAGTTGACGCAAGAATTCGTAAGCGGCACCCGGTCTTCGGTATGATGCTGTACGGTATGAAGCTCCGCGCAATTCATAAGATAAAACCATTGGCGGTACATCTTGTTCATTGCCTGCAAATTCGGAAAAACTTATTGCGTTGCGCGCTCTTGGATCGTAGCCCGGTGCATTTGTTGTTTGAAAATCACACGGAAGCATTGTTGCCCAGCCTTCATCCATCCAGGCGTATTTGCGTTCGTTAATTCCCATATAAAATGGAAAGTATGTGTGAGAAATTTCATGCGAAGTTAAATGAACAGTTCCCTGAAGTTCGGGCTCGGATGAATCATTAACCATCATCGGAAATTCCATTCCGCCCTCACCGTTAAACACTGTCATCTTGGGATACGGAAACGGAACTCCGGGAATTGATGTAGAAAAACTTTCAATTGCTTTACGTGCGACTTCTGCAACGGTATAAAAATCTTTCGATTCTTTTTTGTACGCAGCGCTAATAAATGTTCTTCTTCCCGATTTTTTATCAACAATCAGACTCGATCCGTCCCAGAGATAATGATCGCTTACGGCGAATACAAAGTCCGGCACATAATCCGCATTGAATTTGTAAGTAAGTTTTTCTTTGTCTGCTGTTACCAATCCTTTTTTATAATCATTCTCTTCAATTATTTTAACAACCACGTCTGAATTATTGGCGTTTTTATATTTTTCAAAAACATTTTTTGATAGAACTTCGCCCGGATTTTCAAGGATTCCCGTTCCCCAAATAATAAAATTCTTCGGAACGGTTAATGCAACTTCATAATTTGAAAAGTCGTTGTACATTTCGACCTGACCGGTATAATTAACAACATCCCAGCCGTCAATATCGTCATAGACTGCAACTTGAGGAAACCAGTAAGCGACAAAGAATGATGTGCTGTCATATGTACCCATTCTAACATTAGATTCTTTCGGAAGAATAAAACTCCATGCAAATTTTAATTCTATGTGAGATTTTGGAGCCAGGGGCAGCTTCGGCATAATAAATAAATTAGTTCCTTCTCGCCGGATTGCTTTATCGGTTCCGTCTATTTTTATTTCTTGTCCGCCAGCATTGATTTCGCGTAAATGAATTCCGTCGGTAATATCATTCGGAGAAATTTCAAAATCGCGCATGTTGCCTTTACGATAAAGATCCGGCATCACTTTAACAACTAACTGCTTTAATGTATCCGGACTGTTATTAAAATATACTATTGTTTCTTCTCCGGTAATCATGCGGGTTTTGGGTTCGAGTTCAGCTTTGATTTTATACTCGGCTTTATTTTGCCAATATTTTGGCCCCGGTTTGCCGTCAAGTGAGCGCGTACCGTTATTAATTGCCTTCTGAATATTGAGCGGAATATTAAGAGATGATTTTTGTGCGAATGCTAAGTTGCAAAGAAATAACGCAACAGTTAGAAAATATAGGGTGGGTTTTGTTTTCATTTTTGTTTTCCAAAAATTCGTTTGTGTGATGATGTGCGGCAAAAATAGTGCGGTAGAAAGATTAAAACAAATAAATAGTATGTCTGCCAGTAAACTTAAGAGAAGAGAAAAAAATCTTTATTTATGAGGGAATCTTCTCCCGGCACTAAGTTAATCTCAGCGCCGGGATCAGAATTATAATATAAGATTTTATGCTTTCGCTTTTTCCATCATTGGAATTTTTGCAAGCGCGTGTTCAAGATCTTCTATTATATCTTTCACGTTTTCAATTCCAACCGAAAGACGAACTAATCCTTCTGTGATGCCCGCATCTTTACGCGCATCGGCGCCCATTGATAAATGCGTCATACTGGCAGGGTGCTGAATTAACGTTTCAACTCCTCCAAGACTAACGGCAAGCGCGCATAACTTAACTGAGTTCATAACAATTTCGCCCGCTTTGAATCCGCCATTTAATTCAAACGAAATCATTCCGCCGGGTGCGCTATGCTGTTTCAATCCAACTTGATAATTAGGATGACTTTTCAATCCTGGGTAGCGTACCCATTTTACCTTTGGATGATTCTCAAGATATTCGGCGACAAGCTGTGCGTTCTCACAATGTCTTTGCATTCGTATTGATAGAGTCTTTAATCCGCGGTGAACAAGGAATGAATTGAATGGATCAATTACACCGCCAATCTGATTCAAAGTTTTTCTCATCTTCAGATACATCTCTTCATCTTTTACTACAACTATTCCCGCAACAACATCCGCGTGTCCGTTCAAAAATTTAGTCATGCTGTGAAGAATAACATCAACTCCGAATTTAAACGGCTGCTGAAGAGCGGGGCTCATAAAAGTATTGTCTACTACAAGCAGTGCGCCTTGTTTATGAGCAATCTTAGATGCTGTTTCAAGATCTGTTATAGTGATCATTGGATTTGCCGGTGTTTCTACATAAACGATTTTTGTATTTGGTTTCATCGCTTTTTCAATTGCGCCGTCAATGTCGGTATCAACAAAAGTTGATTCGACTCCGAATTTACTCATCACTGTTTGAAGCAAAGTGAGAGTTGGGCCGTAAACCGATTTTGAACAAACAACATGATCGCCCGATTGAAGCAATGACATAAAAACCGTACTGATGGCAGCCATTCCGCTTGCGCAACCTAATGATTTATGTCCGCCTTCAAGTTCAGCTACCGCATTTTCCATTGCCTCAACTGTAGGATTTTTCATACGTGTGTAAATGTATCCTTCCGCTTCTCCTTTAAAAAGAGCGGCGCCGTGTTCTGCAGATTCAAATTTGAACGTTGATGTCTGGTAAATTGGAGGAACAACCGGACCAAATTCATAATCGCCAAGACCGGAGTGAACGCATTTTGAATCAAACTGTAAATTTTTGTGAGTGGATTTTTCTTGATCTTTCATAATGTTTATTTCCCGCTTACTTAGATTGAATGAAGATTATATATTTCCGATCTTTCAAAAACTTTATTCGGTTGCTTTTATTTAAACTTCCGTTGACCGGCTGATATTAGCGAACTTAATTTTCCTATTATCGCCGGAGCAAAAATAACACTCTTATTTGGAAGAAAATAATTTTATGTTTTCACATGGCCGCTGAAAAAAATATTTCCGATAATGAATTGCTAATTCAGCTTAAGAATGTTAATGCGCATGCGCTTAAAATTCTTTTCGATAGATATTACCCGGGCTTATTCTACTTCGCAATACAATTGTTGAAGAATCACCAGTTAGCCGAAGAGGTCGTGATGGATGTATTCCTCAATCTTTGGACGAAGAAAGCTACAATTGAAATCAACACGAGCTTAAAAGCATATCTTTATACATCGGTTAGAAACCAATCTTTGAATTATATCAAAAGAAACCGGGCTAAATTCGAACACGTCGATTATATAGATGGCGTCAATATTTCATCGGATTTCTCTGCAGACCAACCGATTCATACTGAGGATCTCATAAAAGAAATTAACGCGCTTCTGAAAAAACTTCCGAGGAAAAGAGAACTGATCTTTCGGATGAACCGTTTTGATGGACTAACCTACAAAGAAATAGCCGAAACGCTTTCCATTTCTGTGAATACGGTTCAGAATCAGATGGTTAAAGCGGCAAAATACATCTCAGGTAAATATCCCGGCTTCAAAAAACTCTTCACAATTTTTCTTTCATTATTTCCATAATAATTTTACCGCCAGTAGTAGATCGATTACAAAATTGTTGTCTTATAGGTAAAGAATATTTACAAATAGGATAAATTTTATGAACGAAGAAAATTTCATCGAGCTAGTGACAAAATATTTGTCAAAGGAATCCACGCCCGATGAAAACATTCAACTAAATGAACTCTTAAAACAGGAGGAGTATAACCGTCTTTTTCTTTCGATTTCTGAAAAGTGGAATGTGGTGAAAGATCCGGCAGAACTATCGCACTCGTATCTTGCTGATAGATTTAATTCTCTGACAAGTAAAATTAAGAAGCACGATCCTTCATTTGATACTTACCGAGAGGGAAAAATAAGAACATTTTTTTCGCAACCGTACTTATTGCGAGTAGCGGCTTCTATTATTTTCTTTTTGACTATCGGCGTTTCTGCGCTCTATTATTGGGGTGTAATAAAATCCAACAATGATTCAATTGTTTGGAAAAGCAAATCTACGATGATGGGTGAAAAATCTTTGGTCACGCTCTCTGATGGAACAAAAATAATTCTCAATGCTGATAGTAAATTGAAATTCCCTTCATCATTTGAAAAAGCGTTGCGTGAAGTTTATCTGGAAGGAGAAGCCTACTTTGAAGTGACCCACAACCCGGCAAAGCCTTTTGTTGTTCATTCCGGCGATCTAACGACAACAGTTCTCGGCACCAAATTTAATGTTTGCGCCTATCCAAACGAAAATGATGTTTCGGTTGCACTGATAGAAGGTAAAGTCCAAGTCTCTGCCGATAAAAGCAATTTGAAAAGAGAGGTCGTTTTGCTTACGCCATCACAGCAACTTATATACAACATAGAAGAGGCAAAAGGCATTGTGGATATATTCGATTCACAAAAAGTACTTGGTTGGAAAGAGAACAAACTCATTTTCGACAATGAACGGCTTTCTACAGTTTTGATTCACCTAGAAAGAGCTTTCGGTACAAAGTTTGTACTAGCCGATAAATCGTTTGGCAATCTCAAAATAAGAGCCAACTTCGAAAAGGAATCTCCATTGACAATTGCCGAAGTAATTAAGAAAGCTACAGGGCTTTGGTATAAACGGATAAAAGAGAACCACGAATTGAAAGAAATAGTTTTCTTCAAAAAATAATTGTGCTGAGGCTCCAGATGAAGATCAAAAAAAATTTTCATGCCGTCTCATTTTTGTTCATATTGGTTATTTTTTCGACAAGCTGCAAAGAAAATTTAAATGAGCCAATACAAACAAAAGCAGATCTGCTTACCGGAACATCATGGCAAATCCAAAAAGTTTTCGATATAAGTTCCAGTCCCGGACAGAAAATCGACATCTCTTCTCAGTTACCATACATATCACAGACATTTAGCAAAGACGGCACTTATACAACACCAATTCATAACGGGACATGGGAGTTAATCAACGGCGAAACAAAAATTCTTTTCGACAAAGGAACTTCATCCGAGAATATTGCGGAGATCCTTGAACTGACTTCAACCATTTTTCGTATGAGTATGAAGGAACCAACTGCTTCCATTTCTTCTACATGGGAAATAACTTTTATTCCGGTTTCCAGTTCTGTTTTAAAAGATAAATCACCCGAGAATAATTTTGAAACCTTATGGAAAGAGTTCGACGCAAGATATTCCTTCTTTATAATTAAAAATATCAATTGGGATTCACTTTATTCCGTCTATCGTCCCCAAGCAACAAATAAAACAACCGACCCTCAACTTTTTCAGATCGCATCTTCTCTATTGAGCAATTTTAAAGATGGTCATGTAAGTTTATCAACACCATACGGTAATTACTTTTATACCGAATGGTACAGCCGCTATCCAAATAATTTTCTTGGTATGGAGGTTATAATTAATTATTTAAATACCGATTACGGGACTACCGCCGGCGGATATATACACTATGGAAAAGTAGCGAACGACATCGGCTACATTTACGTTGGTCCAAATCTTATGGGTGATCAAACCGAGTGGTCAAAAGGTATCGACCGGGTAATTGATTCACTCAAAGAGATGCGTGGAATTATCGTTGATATCAGAAACAACGGCGGCGGCAGCGACATTTTGGGTAATATTGTAGCAAGCCGGTTTGCAGACAAACAAAGAATTTACAGTTACACCAAAGTGCGCAATGGTCCCAAGCATACCGATTTCACGGAATATATTTCGCATCCTATAGCACCGCAAGGATTGAGGCAATTTACAAAACCGGTTGCGCTCCTAACCAACCGTCATTGCTTCAGCAGTGCGGAGGGAACAACTTTGATGTTCCGTACTCTGCCTAATGTAACAATTATCGGCGATACAACTGGCGGTGGTTCGGCAAATCCAATAACACTACAACTTCCAAATGGATGGAGCTACAGAGTTTCCCGTTGGATTCAATACACCGCTGATCAAGAAGTGTTCGAAGGAAAAGGATTACCGCCGGACATTCCCGTAAGAATAACCAATGCGGACGAGGCAGCGCGTCGTGATGTTATTTTGGAACGGGCTATTCAATTTTTACAAAAGTGAAGCAGGAGAATTAATTATGATCTTGGCCTATTCTACCGTTGAAAGAACATGGTAAAAACTAAATTTCATTTCTATCGACGGATCTGTTGCATTACTCTTGCAGTTATTGTACTGCATGTGATTTTTTCAAATATGGTTATTGCTTCGGTTGAAGGAAGAAATCTTCGCGATATTAAAATAACTTTAGACGCTGTTGATGTTACACTGGAAAAAATTTTACAGATGATTGAGGACAAGACAAATTTCAAATTCTTCTACATAAAAGAAGAAATTCCGTTAAATGAAAAAGCAACAATAAAAGTGAACAATGAATCAATGTATCGTCTACTCGTCTCTCTCGCAAAAGATTACGGATTGGAATTCAAAAGAGTTAACAATCAAATCGTGGTAAAGAAAAGTACGAATGCAAACATAAACAACGATCGTGTCGGTGAATCAACAATTAAAATAAATGGAAAGGTTATTGATTCAAGTAACGGGGAATCCCTTCCCGGTGCATCAATTTCAATTGAGAACACTCAATCCGGAACGATAGCAAATTTCAGCGGTGAGTTTGAACTTGATCTGAACGAAATTCCGTCGGTAATTCTTGTTTCATATGTTGGGTATAAAACAGAGCGGATAATTATTACGACTAACGATTCAACTTATGCTGTTCCTTTAACTCCGGTTTCTTATATGCTTCAGGAAGTAAGTGTCTTTTCGCGTCAATCAAGTAGTGAGATAAGTTTGACTTCTATCCGGAATGAACAGGTGAATAATTTTGCCGGATTTACAAAAGATGCTCTCCGTTCAGTACAACTTTTTCCCGGAGTAAGCAATAACAACGAAGGTACTGCTCTTTTTAATGTTCGCGGTGGAACTTTTGACGAAAATCTAGTGCTTGTTAATGGTGTTGAAATCTACAGCCCGTTTCATTTAAAGGCAATGTCACCCATGGGCGTTGGAATATTCAACATTGATCTCGTAAAGAATATTGATTTTTCTTCCGGCGGTTACAGCGCCGAATATGGAAATGCTCTAAGTTCAATTATGAATTTAGAGTATGACAAGGGAAATAATTCTTCTTATTCGGGCAGAGTCGATTTGAGCATGATCGATTTGTCTTTGCTTTTACGAGGACCGCTTACATCAAAAGGTTCATTCGCTTTTGCTCTTAGACATAGTTACCTCGACATGCTTATGAGATCGCTTCATGCCGATGTTGGAATTAATCTTTCGTATTATGATTTACAAGGTACATTTAATTATAAAATAAGTGATTCCGATATTGTAACGACAACTCTAATCTTCTCGAAAGATAAGGATACTCAGGATCCAACCACGGATTATTACGGCTCACAATGGCTTGCCACAATAAACAAACAGAGAGTCACCGCATCGTATAATGGAGTAAACTACAGAGTTGTTGATGCAAATTATCACAACACTTTACTCGCAACGAAATACGATAAAATCTTTTCTCCGCGTTTTTCCGCACACACTATTTTGTCCTTGTACGATGAGGCGGAGTATGAGACTATGCATCAAACAAAAAAGCAGGATTACACTTACCAGAACTTTCCCGACCTTTGGGCGGCATACAGGTATTATGCGAATTATTTAAATCAATCGGATACAAAAACATTATCGGCCAAGCAGACCTTTATTTTTGCGCCTTCACCTTTCTATACGATTAAAACAGGATTTTCCTACAAAAGAATTTTATACGATTTAGATAAAAATGCGGGTACAGAAGAATATTTTTCCGATAACATCAATTATAATCCAACTATTACAACTATTTATTATCCTAAAAATCCGTTATACAACGATACGGCAGACGTACATTTTGCTTCTTATAGAACCGAAGGTTTTATTGAGAACATTATTCAACCGTTGGACAACCTTGTAATTAATGCCGGATTCCGCAGTGATTATTTCGCTCTAAACAAACAGGCTAAATTTTCACCGCGGTTAAATTTATCTTATACATTCCCCCAGGATTTTATTCTCAGACTTTCATGGGGCGTTTATTACCAGCCCCCGACATTCAAACAGCTGAAGTATTACGAACCGTCGGCAGCAAACACACCATACGCCAAGGCTATTCACTTCGTTGCCGGTGTAGAAAGAAACTTTTCGAGTGATCTATTTGCCAAGATAGAGTTTTATTACAAGAAA is a genomic window containing:
- a CDS encoding FecR domain-containing protein, translating into MNEENFIELVTKYLSKESTPDENIQLNELLKQEEYNRLFLSISEKWNVVKDPAELSHSYLADRFNSLTSKIKKHDPSFDTYREGKIRTFFSQPYLLRVAASIIFFLTIGVSALYYWGVIKSNNDSIVWKSKSTMMGEKSLVTLSDGTKIILNADSKLKFPSSFEKALREVYLEGEAYFEVTHNPAKPFVVHSGDLTTTVLGTKFNVCAYPNENDVSVALIEGKVQVSADKSNLKREVVLLTPSQQLIYNIEEAKGIVDIFDSQKVLGWKENKLIFDNERLSTVLIHLERAFGTKFVLADKSFGNLKIRANFEKESPLTIAEVIKKATGLWYKRIKENHELKEIVFFKK
- a CDS encoding M1 family metallopeptidase; translated protein: MKTKPTLYFLTVALFLCNLAFAQKSSLNIPLNIQKAINNGTRSLDGKPGPKYWQNKAEYKIKAELEPKTRMITGEETIVYFNNSPDTLKQLVVKVMPDLYRKGNMRDFEISPNDITDGIHLREINAGGQEIKIDGTDKAIRREGTNLFIMPKLPLAPKSHIELKFAWSFILPKESNVRMGTYDSTSFFVAYWFPQVAVYDDIDGWDVVNYTGQVEMYNDFSNYEVALTVPKNFIIWGTGILENPGEVLSKNVFEKYKNANNSDVVVKIIEENDYKKGLVTADKEKLTYKFNADYVPDFVFAVSDHYLWDGSSLIVDKKSGRRTFISAAYKKESKDFYTVAEVARKAIESFSTSIPGVPFPYPKMTVFNGEGGMEFPMMVNDSSEPELQGTVHLTSHEISHTYFPFYMGINERKYAWMDEGWATMLPCDFQTTNAPGYDPRARNAISFSEFAGNEQDVPPMVLSYELRGASYRTASYRRPGAAYEFLRQLLGDDLFKKALHEYMNSWNGKHPIPFDFFFTFNSASGQNLDWYFNPWFFENKYPDLVLSAKVSGDGVIVNIANKGGLPVPVKLKFYYDDGTSEFVYEKKADVWKNGNASVTTLIQAKKKVKKVELGTTQIPDVNTKDNTVEF
- a CDS encoding aminotransferase class I/II-fold pyridoxal phosphate-dependent enzyme, with the translated sequence MKDQEKSTHKNLQFDSKCVHSGLGDYEFGPVVPPIYQTSTFKFESAEHGAALFKGEAEGYIYTRMKNPTVEAMENAVAELEGGHKSLGCASGMAAISTVFMSLLQSGDHVVCSKSVYGPTLTLLQTVMSKFGVESTFVDTDIDGAIEKAMKPNTKIVYVETPANPMITITDLETASKIAHKQGALLVVDNTFMSPALQQPFKFGVDVILHSMTKFLNGHADVVAGIVVVKDEEMYLKMRKTLNQIGGVIDPFNSFLVHRGLKTLSIRMQRHCENAQLVAEYLENHPKVKWVRYPGLKSHPNYQVGLKQHSAPGGMISFELNGGFKAGEIVMNSVKLCALAVSLGGVETLIQHPASMTHLSMGADARKDAGITEGLVRLSVGIENVKDIIEDLEHALAKIPMMEKAKA
- a CDS encoding TonB-dependent receptor; translation: MVKTKFHFYRRICCITLAVIVLHVIFSNMVIASVEGRNLRDIKITLDAVDVTLEKILQMIEDKTNFKFFYIKEEIPLNEKATIKVNNESMYRLLVSLAKDYGLEFKRVNNQIVVKKSTNANINNDRVGESTIKINGKVIDSSNGESLPGASISIENTQSGTIANFSGEFELDLNEIPSVILVSYVGYKTERIIITTNDSTYAVPLTPVSYMLQEVSVFSRQSSSEISLTSIRNEQVNNFAGFTKDALRSVQLFPGVSNNNEGTALFNVRGGTFDENLVLVNGVEIYSPFHLKAMSPMGVGIFNIDLVKNIDFSSGGYSAEYGNALSSIMNLEYDKGNNSSYSGRVDLSMIDLSLLLRGPLTSKGSFAFALRHSYLDMLMRSLHADVGINLSYYDLQGTFNYKISDSDIVTTTLIFSKDKDTQDPTTDYYGSQWLATINKQRVTASYNGVNYRVVDANYHNTLLATKYDKIFSPRFSAHTILSLYDEAEYETMHQTKKQDYTYQNFPDLWAAYRYYANYLNQSDTKTLSAKQTFIFAPSPFYTIKTGFSYKRILYDLDKNAGTEEYFSDNINYNPTITTIYYPKNPLYNDTADVHFASYRTEGFIENIIQPLDNLVINAGFRSDYFALNKQAKFSPRLNLSYTFPQDFILRLSWGVYYQPPTFKQLKYYEPSAANTPYAKAIHFVAGVERNFSSDLFAKIEFYYKKYSDLLPVSRMSDGSLQYFDKQNSAEGSAAGFDFQMIAKFSPCDLWLNYGFLNAREKLYAESEYYPRYTDQRHTLSAVLNAHLGSMWESSIRFFYGSGYAFTPYGTSYNPSKRNFEWVPLQKNSDHYPSYVRFDLRLSKSFELFNNLLNIYIDVLNIFGKRNVLSFNYTYNSSTPVRKDNPLLPILPSLGILYNF
- a CDS encoding S41 family peptidase; this encodes MKIKKNFHAVSFLFILVIFSTSCKENLNEPIQTKADLLTGTSWQIQKVFDISSSPGQKIDISSQLPYISQTFSKDGTYTTPIHNGTWELINGETKILFDKGTSSENIAEILELTSTIFRMSMKEPTASISSTWEITFIPVSSSVLKDKSPENNFETLWKEFDARYSFFIIKNINWDSLYSVYRPQATNKTTDPQLFQIASSLLSNFKDGHVSLSTPYGNYFYTEWYSRYPNNFLGMEVIINYLNTDYGTTAGGYIHYGKVANDIGYIYVGPNLMGDQTEWSKGIDRVIDSLKEMRGIIVDIRNNGGGSDILGNIVASRFADKQRIYSYTKVRNGPKHTDFTEYISHPIAPQGLRQFTKPVALLTNRHCFSSAEGTTLMFRTLPNVTIIGDTTGGGSANPITLQLPNGWSYRVSRWIQYTADQEVFEGKGLPPDIPVRITNADEAARRDVILERAIQFLQK
- a CDS encoding RNA polymerase sigma-70 factor, yielding MAAEKNISDNELLIQLKNVNAHALKILFDRYYPGLFYFAIQLLKNHQLAEEVVMDVFLNLWTKKATIEINTSLKAYLYTSVRNQSLNYIKRNRAKFEHVDYIDGVNISSDFSADQPIHTEDLIKEINALLKKLPRKRELIFRMNRFDGLTYKEIAETLSISVNTVQNQMVKAAKYISGKYPGFKKLFTIFLSLFP